In Campylobacter concisus, a single window of DNA contains:
- a CDS encoding hydrogenase 4 subunit F yields the protein MDSLALILILPLLGALVLFLSPKNYAVLSGLHVLFSAATSVALLNNVLKVLSSGTFYSFDKFLFLDSLGCVFLVLIAVTGFIVNFYSIHYMRWELEDGHIHLSDLKKYYALSHVFIFTMTLSVICNNVAFMWAAIEATTLASVFLVAIHKDQKSTESGYKYIVLCSIGLAFALYATVLLYSATFSTLGDGEASMLFSSIMANAKNLNPDAAKLIFVFALIGFGTKAGLAPTHTWLPDVHAEGPAPISALLSGVLLKCAMLALLRYYAITAQAVGFSFVEGIMIVSGTITLFVAGFFLIRQHNVKRMFAYHSIVHMGVIAFALGVGGKFGLFAAIFHCLAHSFTKALAFCSTGNIARIYGHKDMSKMGGMVKIAPITTIMFGAAVCSLVGVPAFAIFVSEYNVFVGAITSGQYIAVALFAIALAVIFIADFAHFNMASFGEPKGVVVHNKEMSLLENLPLIALCALIIIFGVWHVDSFYTLVDNGVNIMMGALK from the coding sequence ATGGATAGTTTAGCTTTAATACTTATCTTACCGCTCCTTGGTGCTTTGGTCTTGTTTTTGAGTCCTAAAAATTATGCGGTATTAAGCGGACTTCACGTTTTGTTTTCTGCTGCGACATCGGTGGCTTTACTTAACAATGTTCTTAAAGTCTTAAGTAGCGGAACTTTTTATAGTTTTGATAAATTTTTGTTTTTAGATAGCTTAGGCTGTGTTTTCTTGGTGCTTATCGCTGTAACTGGATTTATAGTAAATTTCTACTCTATCCACTACATGAGATGGGAGCTTGAAGACGGACACATCCACTTAAGCGATCTTAAAAAATATTATGCACTAAGCCATGTATTTATCTTTACAATGACTTTAAGCGTTATTTGCAACAACGTTGCGTTTATGTGGGCAGCTATCGAGGCAACAACTCTTGCTTCAGTATTCTTAGTCGCTATCCACAAAGATCAAAAATCAACAGAGAGTGGTTATAAATACATCGTTCTTTGTTCAATCGGCCTAGCATTTGCACTTTATGCGACTGTTCTTCTATACTCAGCTACATTTAGTACTCTAGGAGATGGCGAAGCTTCTATGCTATTTTCAAGCATAATGGCAAATGCTAAAAATTTAAACCCAGATGCAGCAAAACTTATCTTTGTATTTGCTCTAATTGGTTTTGGTACAAAAGCTGGTCTTGCTCCAACTCACACTTGGCTACCAGACGTTCACGCTGAAGGTCCAGCACCTATTTCAGCTTTGCTTTCAGGTGTACTTTTAAAATGTGCGATGCTAGCGCTCTTAAGATACTACGCTATCACAGCTCAAGCAGTTGGATTTAGCTTTGTTGAGGGCATAATGATCGTTTCAGGAACTATCACTCTTTTTGTAGCGGGATTTTTCCTAATCAGACAACACAACGTAAAAAGAATGTTTGCATACCACTCAATCGTTCACATGGGCGTTATCGCATTTGCACTTGGTGTTGGCGGTAAATTTGGTCTATTTGCAGCGATATTTCACTGCTTAGCTCACAGCTTCACAAAAGCTTTGGCATTTTGCTCAACAGGCAACATTGCAAGAATTTATGGCCACAAAGATATGAGTAAGATGGGCGGCATGGTTAAGATCGCACCGATCACCACTATAATGTTTGGCGCGGCTGTTTGCTCACTAGTCGGTGTTCCAGCATTTGCTATATTTGTTAGCGAGTATAACGTCTTTGTAGGAGCTATCACAAGCGGTCAATACATCGCAGTTGCGCTATTTGCTATTGCACTTGCAGTTATTTTCATAGCTGACTTTGCACACTTTAACATGGCAAGCTTTGGCGAGCCAAAAGGTGTGGTTGTTCATAATAAAGAGATGAGTTTGTTAGAGAATTTACCTCTTATAGCACTTTGTGCCCTTATCATAATCTTTGGCGTATGGCACGTAGATAGCTTTTATACGCTAGTAGATAACGGTGTTAATATAATGATGGGAGCTTTAAAATGA